In Nonomuraea sp. NBC_00507, the following are encoded in one genomic region:
- a CDS encoding glycoside hydrolase family 2 TIM barrel-domain containing protein, whose product MIRTSFNDSWQFRPKVNPFAKLAGTAVPYEPVTVPHDAMITRDREPTMDGAATAYFPGGAYEYRKTFFAPEEHRGKRVMLEFEGVYRDATVFVNGNYAGQRPYGYSRFFIDADRFLRFGENNEIRVECRTHQDSRWYSGAGIYRDTWLLVGDVVRISPDGVRVTTPDIDTERAVVEVATTIENDSIDIRTVQLVTEIRDATGTVVASDTTPITVQPREPGIARQRLYVRDPSLWSPDSPALHTCAVSLTDIDAVEVAFGIRSLRLDPEHGLRINGETVKLRGACVHHDNGPLGAATFAQAEERRVRLLKNAGFNAIRMSHHPMSIAMLDACDRLGMLVVDEAFDMWTWGKNPFDYSLNFPEWWERDIEAMVAKDYNHPSVVLYSLGNEIPETGSATGAMWGRRLAEKVRALDDTRFLTNAINNLLALLPDLTDLRAQGGEDTGINTLMANSGFDVNAVAASELVTTRTAESYSVLDVAGMNYSEIRYASDRTLFPNRIILGTETFPTRIDDNWRLVEQHSHVIGDFTWTGWDYLGEVGIGRPQYSTSDTPHPTFTAPYPYLLAGCGDLDITGHRLPVSYYREIVFGLRVQPYIAVQRPQHRGKTVMSSRWAWSDTLAGWTWPGHETDPIIVEVYSAADEVELLVNGRSLGRNPVGEQHRFRTEFETAYEPGELLAIAYRDGVESGRDIQRTATGPVVLQAVADRPVITAGVGDLAFVTFTLVDSAGTVHTAADRPVRVDVSGDGTLIGFGSADPSTKERFDATEHHTYQGRALAVVKPTAPGTIRLTAAAPDCDPVDVLVTVEKPDR is encoded by the coding sequence GTGATCCGCACATCGTTCAACGACAGCTGGCAGTTCCGTCCGAAGGTCAATCCTTTTGCCAAACTGGCCGGAACCGCGGTCCCGTACGAGCCGGTGACGGTGCCGCACGACGCGATGATCACCCGCGACCGCGAGCCCACCATGGACGGCGCCGCGACCGCCTATTTCCCCGGTGGGGCGTACGAATACCGCAAGACGTTCTTCGCGCCCGAGGAGCACCGGGGCAAGCGGGTCATGCTGGAGTTCGAGGGCGTCTACCGGGACGCCACCGTGTTCGTCAACGGAAACTACGCCGGGCAGCGCCCGTACGGATACTCGCGATTCTTCATCGACGCCGACCGGTTCCTGCGGTTCGGCGAGAACAACGAGATCCGGGTGGAGTGCCGCACCCATCAGGACTCGCGCTGGTACTCCGGCGCGGGCATCTACCGCGACACCTGGCTGCTCGTCGGCGATGTGGTCCGCATCAGCCCGGACGGCGTCCGCGTCACCACCCCGGACATCGACACCGAACGCGCGGTGGTGGAGGTCGCGACCACGATCGAGAACGACTCGATCGACATCCGCACGGTCCAACTGGTCACGGAGATCCGCGATGCCACGGGAACCGTCGTCGCATCCGACACCACGCCGATCACGGTACAGCCCCGCGAACCGGGCATCGCTCGCCAGCGCCTCTACGTCCGCGACCCCTCGCTGTGGAGCCCGGACTCGCCCGCACTGCACACGTGTGCGGTGTCCCTGACGGACATCGACGCCGTGGAGGTCGCCTTCGGCATCCGGTCCTTGCGGCTGGACCCCGAGCACGGGTTACGGATCAACGGCGAGACGGTCAAGCTGCGCGGCGCGTGCGTGCACCACGACAACGGACCGCTGGGCGCCGCCACGTTCGCCCAAGCCGAGGAGCGCCGCGTGCGGCTGCTCAAGAACGCGGGATTCAACGCGATCCGCATGTCGCACCACCCCATGAGCATCGCGATGCTCGACGCCTGCGACCGCCTCGGCATGCTCGTGGTGGACGAGGCGTTCGATATGTGGACCTGGGGCAAGAACCCGTTCGACTACAGCCTCAACTTCCCCGAATGGTGGGAACGCGATATCGAGGCGATGGTGGCCAAGGACTACAACCATCCCAGCGTCGTCCTCTACTCCCTCGGCAACGAAATCCCCGAAACCGGCTCAGCCACTGGGGCCATGTGGGGCCGCAGACTCGCCGAGAAGGTTCGTGCGCTGGACGACACCCGCTTCCTCACCAACGCGATCAACAACCTGCTGGCTCTGCTGCCCGATCTCACTGACCTGCGAGCCCAGGGAGGCGAGGACACCGGCATCAACACCCTGATGGCCAACAGCGGATTCGACGTGAACGCCGTCGCCGCCTCCGAACTGGTCACCACCCGCACCGCCGAGTCCTACAGCGTGCTCGACGTGGCGGGGATGAACTACTCGGAAATCCGCTACGCGAGCGACCGCACGCTGTTCCCGAACCGGATCATCCTGGGCACGGAGACCTTCCCGACCCGCATTGACGACAACTGGCGACTGGTCGAGCAGCACAGCCATGTCATCGGCGATTTCACCTGGACCGGCTGGGACTATCTGGGCGAGGTCGGTATCGGCCGGCCGCAGTACTCCACATCGGACACTCCGCATCCCACGTTCACCGCGCCATATCCGTACCTGCTGGCCGGCTGCGGTGACCTCGACATCACCGGCCACCGACTTCCCGTCTCCTACTACCGGGAGATCGTTTTCGGCCTGCGCGTCCAGCCCTATATCGCGGTCCAGCGGCCGCAGCACCGTGGCAAGACCGTCATGAGCAGCCGGTGGGCCTGGAGCGACACCCTCGCCGGCTGGACCTGGCCCGGCCACGAAACCGACCCGATCATCGTCGAGGTGTACAGCGCCGCGGACGAGGTCGAACTGCTGGTCAATGGCCGCTCCCTCGGACGCAACCCGGTCGGCGAACAACACCGCTTCCGCACCGAGTTCGAGACCGCCTACGAGCCAGGCGAACTGCTCGCGATCGCCTACCGCGACGGCGTCGAATCCGGCCGCGATATCCAGCGCACCGCGACCGGCCCCGTTGTGCTGCAGGCCGTAGCCGATCGACCGGTCATCACGGCGGGTGTCGGCGACCTCGCCTTTGTCACCTTCACCCTGGTCGATTCGGCCGGGACAGTGCACACCGCAGCCGACCGGCCCGTGCGGGTGGACGTCTCCGGTGACGGGACGCTGATCGGCTTCGGCAGCGCCGACCCGTCGACCAAGGAACGGTTCGACGCTACCGAGCACCACACCTACCAGGGGCGCGCGCTCGCTGTGGTAAAGCCGACCGCGCCCGGCACCATCCGCCTGACCGCCGCCGCCCCAGACTGCGACCCGGTCGACGTGCTGGTCACGGTGGAAAAGCCGGACCGGTGA
- a CDS encoding LacI family DNA-binding transcriptional regulator: protein MAKHAGVSKAAVSKVIRNDYGVSESMRDRVKRAIDELGYRPQAAARALRGRSFTIGVLMQHIGIPFYAEIMTGLVDQLTESDYQAIMIQGGTRDKTEKRALDALIDRQVDGILLIAPLSGRAQLEQVAREIPTLVLGRHDRSPAYDSIVDDDRIGSELVMEHLIGLGHRRIGHITFQQEPGRPADQMPHIRADTYERVMREHGFADEIAVAATSYSEEGGYHGARELLSRSPRPTAIFAGADEAALGVLAALHEAGLSVPDDVSVAGYDNTRLAAHPNIALTTVNQDGVVMGRTAGRLLLERIEGRSAAVHFSVIPSLVVRRSTASPHPRPADAETQMPTG, encoded by the coding sequence GTGGCGAAACACGCCGGAGTCTCCAAGGCGGCCGTCTCCAAGGTCATCCGCAACGACTACGGCGTCAGCGAGTCCATGCGAGACCGCGTCAAGCGGGCCATCGACGAGCTCGGCTATCGCCCTCAGGCGGCCGCGCGGGCGCTGCGCGGACGGTCGTTCACCATCGGCGTTCTCATGCAGCACATCGGGATCCCGTTCTACGCCGAGATCATGACCGGCCTGGTGGATCAGCTCACCGAGTCCGATTACCAGGCGATCATGATCCAGGGAGGCACCCGCGACAAGACCGAGAAACGTGCCCTGGACGCACTGATTGACCGGCAGGTGGACGGCATCCTCCTGATCGCTCCACTTTCCGGCCGCGCACAGCTGGAGCAAGTGGCACGCGAGATCCCCACCCTGGTGCTCGGCCGGCACGACCGGTCGCCGGCGTACGACTCGATCGTCGACGACGACCGCATCGGCTCCGAGCTCGTCATGGAACACCTGATCGGGCTCGGCCACCGTCGCATCGGGCACATCACCTTCCAGCAGGAGCCCGGCCGGCCGGCCGACCAGATGCCGCACATCAGAGCCGACACCTACGAGCGAGTGATGCGCGAGCACGGGTTCGCCGACGAGATCGCCGTCGCCGCGACCTCCTACTCCGAGGAAGGCGGCTACCACGGCGCCCGCGAACTGCTGAGCCGCTCTCCGCGCCCCACCGCGATCTTCGCCGGTGCCGACGAGGCGGCTCTCGGCGTCCTGGCCGCGCTGCACGAGGCCGGCCTGTCCGTCCCCGACGACGTCTCCGTGGCCGGCTACGACAACACCAGACTGGCCGCTCATCCCAACATCGCGTTGACCACCGTCAACCAGGACGGAGTCGTCATGGGCCGGACGGCCGGGCGGCTGCTGCTCGAACGCATTGAGGGCCGCTCGGCGGCGGTGCACTTCTCGGTCATTCCGAGCCTGGTCGTCCGGCGCTCCACCGCGTCCCCCCATCCACGTCCTGCCGATGCCGAAACGCAGATGCCGACGGGGTGA